AAAGCAGAAGGTTGAGGAAGATATTCACCGCTCGATCCAGAGGGATAGCATCCCGATTCCCGCCCCGGGAACCACGGAATCGATTGAAGATCTGCAGGTGCGAATCGGAGCTCTGATTACATCCCCGTCAGAACGGGTCCTCCACCCGGTTTCTCAGCCGCCACAGGAGTTTGCCCGTACTGTCCGGGCCTGTGTGGACGGATTGATGCCGATCAGGGGATTTGCCACGATGGTGGTGATCTTTCAGACAGCACGCGGCACCTTTATGATTCAGGGAGGGCGGACACCGCTCCCGGGAGGAAGCCTCCAGAAGCTGAAGGATGAAGCCGTTAGTTATGCAAAGGGTCAGGTCAGGGAGGCGGTCACAGGAGAAGGTTTTTTCTCACACCGTTACTTTCCTGAAGGTGAGCAGGCTCCCTCTTCCTCTCTACGCCGTCAGGCGAACGTTCCTGTTCTTTTAACTCCCTGGGCCCGTATCTTCTTCAGTGTCTTTTCCGAAGAGAACCTGCCCTCGGAATCCATAACGATCATCCAGGGACTCCTTCCTTCGTTCAAACGATCCCTCATGCTTGAACTTTCGATGCATCTGGAACAACAGACTCTGGAGTATCTCCTGGAAAAGTTTATCGACCCCGGTCTCGATCGGTTCAGTTCCCTGAAAATCCATTCCGTCAACGTTTCCAGGCTGGCCCATGAATTTTGCCTCCAGCTCCAAATCAATCAGATTGAGATCGATCGGATCACGACCGCCGCTCTTCTCCATGATGTAGGAATGAGAGAACTGGATTACGATAAGCTTTACCATAAGAAACGGCTCAGTGACTCGGAGCTGCAACTATTAAAACAGCATCCTAAGGTGGGTGCATATATCCTTCAGGATATTCCCTTTGCCAGCGATGTCTATTCTCTGGTTTTTTACCACCATGAGCGTTATGACGGCACAGGGTATCCGGGCCAGCTGATGGGGCAGGACATACCTCTCGGGGCCAGGATTATTCATATCATCGAAGCCTGGGATGCCATGACGTCAAGGGATTCGTACCGTCCTACACTTTCTCCGGGTCAGACAATCGAAATTTTGCGGTCGAAGGCCGGGATTCAGTTCGATCCCGACCTGGTCCAGCGCTTTATCACCTTTGTCCAGGCACGAAATCTTGTATCCGGGGAGACGGGGGGAGACACGGCCAGGTTTCAGGACACGGTTGTCAAGGAACAGCCGGTATAAATATCGCGTCTCCATTCCGGTTATCCACGACAGATGCATACGCATAAATAACCCCTCCCGATAAAACTTCAACCGTTGCCCGAACGGAATCGAAATAGCCCTCAATTTCCATATCCTCAAAGATCGGACTGATTTGAAGGTTGGAAAAGGGATGTACAGTATAGGTTTTTCTCCCAAGCTCGTTACCGTCATGGTCATAGAGGACGATCAGGAGGCTGGTTTCCGTACCTGTGACCTCCGTGAAACCGACATTGCACCGGTACTCGGCATTGTGGGTCAGGTGGGACAGGTGAATCCGGGAACCTGATGAGGACAATTCCTCCAGGGTTTTGGCAAGGACCCTCTGACCATAGGTTCCCTTTTGCGTTCCCCTGTCATTGTATATCCGGACCGTAATGGGAACAAAGGGGCCCTCCAGTATCAGGCTTCCCGAGGTGTTTCCCTCCGTGATTTCAAACCAGTCCTCCAGAACATCCTGGATAAAGAATTCCGATCCGGCCGGGAGGTGAATAGAGGTGGAAAGGGTTTCTTCTGCACTTCTGTAAGTGGCGGCAAGATCGGTATCGTATTGATACGAATTATAGATCCACAGGTCCGTCCGCCAGAGAGTGTCCTGGTTGCCCGAAGTTCGTGCCGCAACCGGGATGATGATTGCGGTTTCCAAAGAGTCTCCGGTGGGAAGGGGCTGAACGGGGATGAAGATGGCATCCCCGGTTCGATTATCCACAACCGAGGCATACGTCGATGCGCATCCTCCGGATAGAACTTCGATCCGGGCAATGGAAGAAAAGACAAGTCCCAGATCTTCCAGAGGCATCTGAATCCACTCGTAGGGCTGCAGATCTACCGAGGTGGTTCCCGATGAACTGAATACGCGAACCTGTGTGAATTCGCCGCACATCTCAGAAAATCCGATGTTCGTTCGAAAAGGATCGACGTCGTCCAGGCCCAGCAGATACCCTGTAGATCCAGATCGCATTCCTTCGCCATAGAGAGAATCTCCGGGTTGAACCGATGCAACGAATTGGCCGAAGGTGCCGTCGTCTCCGAGATCGTTATATGTACGGCTGGTTGCAATCAATGCCCTGTCGGAAAGGATCTGGAGGTTTCCGGCGGTCTTGAACGAGGATGTAAACGCACCGACGACATCAGAGAAACGCTCGCTGTGGCCCGGCTCGATCGTTCCGGAAAGCGGATGGTCCCCGCTTGCGTCACGGAACGTCAATGTATAGGGTGTGGAAGTGTCACCTGGATTGAAGAGCGCCAGGTCAGAACGCCAGTTGGTATTGTGGGCGCCTATGTCCCTCGCGACGACGGGAATGTACTCCGTGTACTCCGCCTGAGTTGCAAAACCCCATACCGGACTATCCGTGATACCACATTCGTTCCTTGCCCGGACAAACCAGTAATACGCTGTTCCAGCAACAAGATCGGCGACCGTGGTCTGAGATACATTGATCTGGCTGCGGTACAGATCCGGCGGAAAATGGGAGGAGAGATAGAGATCGTAGCTGGCTGCCCCCTGGGCCGTCTCCCAGTCCAGGATGACGGAAGGAGGGACGATTCCCGAAGCCCCATCTTCCGGGGAAAGATTTGTAAAGGTGCTCGGTGGGGCTGTGCATTGGAGTGTAGAGAAGGTCCAGGTCGGAGTGGGTGTCTGTCCGCAATTGTTGATCCCCGTTACATACCAGTAATAGGTTGCGTTGCTATCCAGGCCCGTCACATCGATTGTGGACTGGGTAATGCCGGATGTATGGAGGGGGGGGGGAGATCCCCGTCCCAGGTAGAGGTCGTAGGACGTTGCATTGTCGGGTGGGCTCCCGGCATCCTCCCAGTCCAGAGTGAAAGAGGTCGAAAGATTCAATGCACCGTCGGAAGGGGAGATGAGAGCAAAATCGGGTGGTGGACCTGTACATCCGCACAGAATGGACAATATTCCATCAATTTCTGCCACGGGGTTATCGTTGATCAGTGCATTCTGGAGGTCCAGAGGTGAAGTGGAGCCATCCGGAGCTGTATCTGAAACCGAGATATGAATCTGACAGAGCACACCTCCGCCTCCCGGGTGGGGAGACCCTGAGGATGATGCGACTGTGATCCGGTCGCCGGACACGTTCCAGAAGGGGGGAAACGAGGAAGAAAAAGGTGTGGTATTTATCGATTGGGGTGTGATCAGCTGGGGATCGAAGACGATGTCGAACTGGTAGGCCAGCATGCCTCCGGCATCGTCGAGGGTGATGTCCAGGATCTGGTCCGTGTCCCCGCAGGAAACAGAGAGAGAAGGGGCGGTAAGAGTTTGGGCGTAGAGGGAACAGGAAAGGATGGACGGGAAAAATAGTGCGGGCAGTAAAACAAGAAGGAAAAGGACCATGGAAATGTTACGGTTCATAACCACATCCTACCACAGCGGACTTTCCTGTCGTTATCGGTTTGACCCACAGTGCTCTCTGTGCTAAAATAAGCGGACTCAATATTCGTTAGAGAGGGAATTCTCTACCAACATTAGGAGGAAGTATGAAACGTTTTATCGCACTCTTTGTTACGGGTCTCTTTATTCTCGGTTGTTTCTCTCTTGTCGCCTGTCAGAAAAAGGCCGCCGAATCTCAGGAAGTGGTTGAGACCGCTCCGACACCGGCCCCTGAACAGCCCGCCGAGGAGATGACGACAGAGGAAGGCACTGCGGAAGGTGAAGCCGTTACCAGTGAAGCTCCCGCCGAGACCACCGAAGCTCCTGCGGAGGCTCCTGCCGAGGCTCCCGCGGAAGCTCCTGCGCAATAACATTCTGTTCTACGCGTAAAGGTGAACCCCGGCTCGCCGGGGTTTTTTTATCCAGGAGGAACCTATGGGTGAACCCGTCATAATTGATTTTCCCCCCAAATGGCCGAAGATTCCCGGGAAGGCAGTGTTCTGGATCCTGGGAGGTATCTTTCTGCTGATCTTTTTTGCGACTTCCTACTACCAGGTTGAACCGAACGAAACGGCCGTGATTCTTCGTTTTGGCAAGCTTCACGGAACAGCTTCGTACGGACCTCATTTCAAGCTCCCCTTTGGTATTGATCGCGTTTTCAAGGTTAAAACCGATTTTCAGTACAAGATGGAATTTGGATTCCGGACCCTGGAGGCTGGGCAACACACGCGTTACAGTCCGGAAGAATTCGACCAGGAATCGCTGATGCTCACGGGGGACTTGAATATTGCGGACGTCGAGTGGGTCGTGCAGTACCAGATCAGTGAGCCCATGAAGTACCTGTTTCAGCTTCGCAACGTTGAGGACACGATCCGCGACGTGACCGAAACTGCCATGCGTGCCGCTGTCGGTGATTTGGCCTTTGATAAGGTCATTAAATCCTCAAGAGAGACCATTGAAACGGAAGTACTGCAGAACCTTCAGGCGATCCTGAATGCCTATGATGTGGGTGTTCAGGTCAAGCTGGTCCAGCTCCAGGATGTTCATCCGCCGGATCCTGTCAAAGATTCATTCGATGAGGTGAACCGGGCCAAGCAGGAAATGGAGCAGATGCTGAACGAAGCGCAACGGGAATATAACAAGGTCATCTACAAGGTCGAAGGCGAAGCCAAGCAGATGATCAGTGAGGCGGAAGGTTACGCAGTCGCCCGCATTAACCGTGCCGAGGGTGAGGCTAAACGATTTGAGGATCTCATGAAAGAGTATCAGAGAGCCCGGGAAGTTACCCGCCAGCGGCTGTACCTCGAAGCTCTTCAGGAGGTGATGACCAAGGTCGGCAAGGTTTATGTCATCGATGCCGACCAGAAGAGCCTCATCCCCTACCTTCCGCTGGACAGGGAGGTGAAACCATGAGAACTTCCATCGTTGCCGGTGTAGTTGTTCTGGTTCTTCTTATCGCCTGTTCCTCCTGTGTCTACATTGTCAATGAATGGCAGCAGGCCATAGTGGTCATGCTGGGAAAACCCGTGGGAGATCCCGTGACGAAAGCTGGGATTCACTTCCGCATTCCTTTCTTTCAGACCGTTCACATCTTTGATAAGCGAATCCTTGCCTGGGACGGAGATCCGGAACGGATCCCCACGCTGGATAATAAGTTCATCTTTGTGGATGCTTATGCACGGTGGCAGATTTCCGATGCGCTCAGGTTTTACCAGACCGTCGTGGACGAAAGGGGTGCACAGACCCGACTCGATGATATCCTGGACGGAACGGTCCGGGACGTGATTTCGAGTTATCCCCTCGCTGAAATCGTGCGTTCAACGGGACAGACCATCGTTACAGGGGAAGAAACAAGGAATGAAGAGGGTCAGAGAAAAGAGATAACATCTCATATTTTTGAGCGCACATCGGCAAAAATTAAAGAACTGGAACTGGGGATCAAGCTGATCGATTTCCAGGTGAAGAGGATTGACTATACCTCCCAGGTTCAAGGGAAAGTTTATGAGCGTATGATTTCTGAACAGCAGCAGATCGCGGAAAAATACAGAGCTCAGGGAACGGGAGGAAAGGCTGAAATCGAGGGGCAGGTGGAGAAACGGAAGAATGAAATCGAGTCCGATGCCTACCGTCAAACGGAGGAGATCCGCGGTAAGGCCGATGCTACGGCCACTCGAATTTATGCCCGGGCCTATAATCAGGACCCGGAATTCTATCAGTTCGTCAAGAGCCTCGAAACCTACCGTCAGACCCTGAAGGGCAATGACACGCTGATCCTTACCACCAAGAGCGATCTCTATCGGTATCTGAAGAGCCTGCGCTGATCGTTCGGGCAATAACGACACCAACGGGCACGAAGCATTCGTGCCCGTTTTTCATTCACGGGGTCGGAACTTGAATGTTGAATTATAGGAAGGAAAGAGAGTCTTGAACATATGGCCAGGCCATCAGGAGCCTCCTTGAAGTCAGCCTTTCTTACGTTGTGAAGAAAATGCACCTTACCTGCACTTCCTGCAGCCAACACCTGGATCGTTGGTCCGGGCATCTCATTCAGAGTTGTTTCATTAGTTTTCTCCGGGTTGGTTCTTCCTGAAGATCCCGGTACAATACGTTTGTGTTGAGGAAAATTACTGAATTTTTTCGCGGTATCAGCCATGATACTTAGATCGAAATATTACCTCAGCGAGTGTCTGAAAGATATTCCTCTGATGTATAACCTCTGTCTCTTTATGATTCTGGATTATCCGACCTTCGACTGGGCGGCGTTGGTGAGGTTGTACAAACTTGAACTTTTTCACATGCTAGCCTTGAAGGTTCGGATGAACCTGGTCGCGAATGTCGACATGATCTACGGCCCGATCCTGGTCCTCGTCGCATACTTGATAGTGAAGTATCTCTATTTCCGCATTCGATCGAAATGCACCGTCACTCTTCTTCGAAATGCGTTGCTGCCCGTTTTCTACGGTGCAGTTCTGGCCTTCACGATCCCCCTGATCTGCCTGACACAGTCCCTTACGCTGGATGTGCAGAAATTGAATACCGGTATTGTGACTCTGGTTCTCATCGCCTGGATCCTCTTTACCCTTATTTCCGTCCGGTATGAGGAAAAGCCCGGCGTTCTGGGCGTCGGAATTGTCACGGGCAGCTGTATCCTCGGGATGGTGATCCTTTACGCAGCGACATTTCTTGTACCCAGGGGACACGCCAAGGCGTCACTGCCGGACATTATCCTTGTCGTCGTGGATGCCCTGAGGTACGACCAGGTGTTCGATTCCACGGAGAGGCTGGGAACCATCCAGACAATCGCTGATGGGGCGATGAAGTTTCACGACGTGCGGACGACCTCAACCTGGACCTGTCCCTCTGTCCTCTCCTTGTTTACAGGAATGCTTCCTCATATGCATGGTGTCGATTACGGGAATCCCTTTCCGGCAAGGAACCTGGTACAGATTCAGGATGTTTTGGCCAATGTCGGGTATCGATGCGTGTCCATTCAAACCAACCCCCTGCTATTCCGCTGGGGTGACCGTGATTTTTCGAAATCGATCAAGCGGGACAATGGAGATGCCAGATTTGTCATCGATCAGGCTATTCGATTTTTACAGGATAGCCGCGAGCCCGTATTTCAATACCTTCATTTCATGGAGCCGCATCTACCCTATAAGCATGCCGAGCAGGACATGGTATCCATCATTCCCGATCTGACCCTGGAACGGGAGCCCATACTGAACGGGTACTACGAATTACCGGAAGCGCATCGTCCATTTTTTGTCAGTGAGCTTCGTTCCGTCTACTGTAACGAATTTATGCACGTGAACCGGGAACTGGAAAGGCTGATCAACGAACTCAAGGTCAGGAATACGTTCGATCGCACCCTGCTGATCGTGATGAGCGATCACGGCGAAGAATTTTTTGACCACGGGCTCTACACGCACGGCCATTCCATGTACGATGAAGTTCTTCATGTCCCCCTGATTGTCCGGCTACCGGTGGACATGAGACATCGACAACGGGGAGAAGAGGATTGGCAACCTCGTTCCATAATCGATATCTTCCCCACACTCATGGATCTTCTTGGTATTTCAAGGGCACAGTCCAGGGAGGGAATATCGCTTCTGGAACCTTCCCCGGGTAATCGCTGGATCTATTCGGAGCAGTCTCTGTACGGTGGGGAGTTGGAAAGTGTCATTCGAAGTGATGTGAAATATATTCTTTACAGTTCTGAAGTCACCAATATTCCTCCGAAACATTACTGGACCCATACAGAAGCCCTGGCAAGAGAAGGATTCGAACTCCTGGACCTGTCCATCGATCCGATGGAGCATAACCCGATTCGGGATCCCGCCGATCCCCGGGTCTCGGCCATGGAACGGCAGAGAAGAAAGATGCTGGGAACGATTGGACAAACAAAAGTTGTTCCCGATGAAGAACAGGTGAAGGCTTTGAAATCGGTGGGGTATATCCAGTAATTCCAGGGACAAGCACGAAATGAGTTCTCCGGGTTGCAAAGAGCGTTCGTATGTACGATCCATAGCAGAGTAAGGAGGGAAATGTGAAACGATTACTCATGCTTTATTGTGGTGTGGTTTTTTTGTCCATGACAGTGGTCACGATCCATGCAAGTCTTGACAGGAATGTTTTCCTGGCGGCGGCCGATTTATGGAGTGATCCCTGGGGAAAGGCGACGCTTTTTGACACCTATTTTTCCTTTGTGGCCATCTGGTTCTGGATTGCGTGGCGCGAGAAGAACTGGATGGAACGGGTTGCCTGGTTGGTGGGGATTCTGACTCTGGGCAACTTTGCCATTGCTGTATATGTATTTCTTTCCCTCAGAACCTGTCATGGAGATCCGATGACTCACCTTTTTACGGGGAAGAGGTAATGCCGGGTTATACGCCGGGACCATCCTCCCGCCTGCCAAACAGGTAGTGAGAGACAACCCATTCTTCTCCATTATGGTATCCAAACAATTCACTGCAGGCCATAAAAAAGACTCTCCAGTATGACCACAGTTTCATGGCATCCTTCTTCCCGTACCTATCCTTGAACTGATCCTGAATGGTCTTTTTGTGAGAATCCATATTGTTCAGCCATGCCTCACAGGTTTTTCGATAGTGATTTCCATTTAATCGCCATCTCCGCAAAACCTGCAAGTCCTGCTGGAAGTGCAAGAGAAAATCGTCTGACGGCATCATTCCCCCGGTAAAAAAGTATCGAGCCATCCAGTCCGAATCTCCTCCGGTTTCAAAGGGATAGGCAACATGAACATTCGAAAAGTGGTGCACAAACAGTTTGCCGCCGGGTTTCATCCAGTGAGAAATCCGATTCATAAGCAGGCAATAGTTCCGGATGTGTTCAAACATTTCGATGGAGATAATCCTGTCGTAGGCGGCCGGTGGGGAAAATGCATTGATGTCTGCAGTAATTACCGTGACATTGTCATACCCGAGAGTTCGGCAGCGATTTTCAATAAAGGTTCGCTGGGTGCTGCTGTTACTGACCGAGGTGATCGAAGCCTCCGGAAAGTTCTCGGCAAGGAAAAGCGAAAGTGAACCCCAACCACACCCAAGGTCTAAGATAGTCTGACCGTTTTGAATCTCTGCTCGATCGATAACCATTTGCAGGGATGCCTGTTCCGCGCTGTCCAGGTCTCGCACTCCTTCCGGCCAGTATCCGCAGGAGTATTTGAGACGCTTGCCAAGTACCTTTTCAAAAAAGGATGTTGGAACCTCATAGTGCTGCTCATTGGCGTCCCGTGTGTGGAGGGCTATCGGACTTTGACTCAATCGGAGGATCAAGTCCTGTTGTCTCTGAATACTGGCTTCACCGTTGTCGGCGTGCTCTTCTCTGAGGCGTCTGGCAAGAAGCCTGCGAATTCCCCATCGGATCATGCAATCGGGAATAAGGGAAAAGGGTACCGTTTGTTTGGCCACGATGTTTCCTTTCTGATCGCTTGTGATGTCAGTGGAGATCTGATTTCGACCGCTTCGGGATCCAGGGGATGAACGCGGAGGTCGTTTTCTGATAATGCCTGTAATCTTCTCCCCGGGTTCGAAGCGCCTGCGCCTCCGTGGCTGGGATCCCCGTGATACGGAAAAGAAAGTAAAGAAGGAGAAGGGGGATAAAAAATGCGATATAGCCAAAGGAGGATGGGAGGGCCATGCATGCCAGGGCTACCCACATGAGAAACTCAAAAAAGTAGTTGGGGTGGCGGGAATATCTCCAGAGTCCCTCTCTGCAGGTGCGCCCCCGGTTTGCGGGTTGCTTAAGAAAACGATGCAGCTGTGCATCAGCAATGCCATTACCAGAAAATGCCACAACCCATAGGCCCAGGCAGAACCACTCCGCAGGGTGAATCGATTGTTCGGGGTTTCTGAGTATGAGAAGAAAAGGTACAGAGAATATCAGATCCAGAATGCCCTGGAACTGAAAGAAAAGAAAAAACTTAACAGAAGTATGCTTATTCCATGTTTTTCTCAGGTTTTGATACCGTCCCTCTTCGGTATGCCCAAGAATCCGCGTGAAAAGAAGGTACAATCCAAGCCGAAGGCCCCAAAGAGAGGAAACGGAGAGCACTAATATTTCTCTGATGGTGTGCGCCTCAAGTAAAAACGAGTAAATCATGGTTACTAAGGGTACACCCAGGGACCAGCCTACATCGACGAGCGCCGCATTTTTTATGGGGAAGTGCAACAACCACAGCAGGAACATCATCAGGGCGACAGCCATCCAGCCGATCATGATTACTACGAATAGGTTCATAGAGTTTGTTCCTCGAGAGATATCCCTGGCCGGGTGAAGATTAATTGAAGATCGTTTAAGTAGCGCCATTGAAAGGCTGCTTCACAATAGGAAAGGTAATAGATCCATGTCCGAATCAGCGGGTCGCCAAATCCCAGACTGCGGATTTCGTCAAGTGAATGTAAAAACCGGTATCTCCATTCTCGGATAGTCCGTGCATAATGAGGACCAATGTTTTCCAGGTGCTGCAGGACAAAGGAGGAGTGTCGGGTTGCGGCACGACTCAAAGCTGTCAGCGAAGGAAGATGACCGCCTGGAAAGATATATTTGCGAATCCAGTCAGAACTCTTCCGATATGCTGGATAGCGCTGGTCCGGGATCGTGATCGTCTGTAAAACGAGAATGCCTCCCTGTGTAAGGAGGTTGCAACATGTTTCAAAGAACATGCCCAGGTTCTCGTGTCCGATAGCCTCGATCATTTCAATGGAGATGATTCGGTCAAACGATCCTTGCATCGTGCGAAAGTCCTGAAAAAGAACGAAAACCCTGTGATCCAATCCTGCCGCAACAACACGGGCCCGTGTATATTCATATTGTTCCCTTGAAAGGGTGATTGTCGTGACTTTACATCTCTTAACTTTTGCAGCTTCCAATGCCAGGGCTCCCCACCCTGTTCCGATTTCAAGAATATGATGGTTCTCGTGGATGTCCATCTTCTGAATAAGGTCATAAATTTTATTCAACTGAGCTTCTTCCAGAGTGTCGCCATCCGAGTTAAATCGGGCGCAGCTATACACCATCTTTTCATCCAGAAAAGTCTGAAAAAATTGGTTGCTGAGATCGTAATGAGCCCTGATATTTTTTTTACTGCCTTCCAAGGTGTTTTTCCGAAGCAGGTGATGAAGCGTATGAATCATTCTCGCGGGGAATGTGAGGGTAATCTTGCGATCATCCAGAACATCCATGTTCTCGATAAAGAAGCCGATCAGGGAGGTCAGGTCATCAGAGGACCAGAGCCCATCTGTGAAGGTCTCCCCCAATCCAATTTCTCCCCCAAAAAGAACCCTGGGAAAGAATGCGGGATCATGGATGGCTATCGAAGCGTGTGTACCTGAGGAAGATGCCTGTCCTATTCGAACAGAAGGCTCATTGACTATCTTCACCTGGAGACTTCCACTCTTCAGTTTTGAAAGAGCATGGAAGAGGATTTTCGAGCACATCCGCTGAAATCCCGTCCATTGCCAGGCAAGATCTGACTCTGGTATTCCAGAAGGAACGGACCTGGACATACTATGGAGCCTCTTTCGATCGTCTGTTTTTCGGCCCATGGAAACCCTCTGCCAGTCGCCTCAGGAGGAAAGATGTCAGGATTTTTTGAAGGACCGGTTCCTTACCCGTAGAAATCGTGTGGGGATGCACAGGGAAAGGTTTTTCTCTGATGGATAATTGTCTCTTTGTGTAGAGGAGATACGCCTGGCGAAGGATTCTTGGTACAGTCATCATTAAGGTAAGAGGGTGGGTGAGGATGGTTTTGAAAAGGATCCAATCGTGAAGTGGCAGGGCTTCTCCCTTTACTCGTGACCGAAATACGGTGTTCCCTTCCACGATCAGGTTTATGCGTATATCAAGACATTCACGAATATCACGGAAGGCAAATTCATAATGCCCTTCAATGCCAAAATAGGGGGAGACGTAGAGCTCTTTTGAATGGGTTCCCCTGGTGTAGAATGTCTCTTCCCCGGATTTTACGGGAGAAACCTTGTAGATGTGTCGCTCACCAAATGTGCTGTTTACTTCTGAGATCATGTGCCGCAGTCGGCCCTCGTTGTCGTAAAGGAAATAAAAGCTGACTGGATTAAAGGCTGTACCCATAAAACGCGGCATCGTCACGAGAATAATTTTGTCGGTCTCTCGCGAGGCAGACGCTTCATCCACTCTGGCTAGAATTTTCTTCCGGATTGACTGATCGTCCGGTTCCAGGTAATCCTTATCATACAGGGAAAAGGGCCGCCAGCGGTTATAGCCGAAAAGACGGCATTCATGATCAAGTGCGCGAAGATTATCAATGTCAGCGGAAAGGGCAAAATAGGGGTACGCAAAGGCATGGGCTACCGGATGGGTTCTGGTATGCATCACACGGCCTGTGTAAAGAAATGCTGTC
The sequence above is a segment of the Thermoanaerobaculia bacterium genome. Coding sequences within it:
- a CDS encoding sulfatase, with product MYNLCLFMILDYPTFDWAALVRLYKLELFHMLALKVRMNLVANVDMIYGPILVLVAYLIVKYLYFRIRSKCTVTLLRNALLPVFYGAVLAFTIPLICLTQSLTLDVQKLNTGIVTLVLIAWILFTLISVRYEEKPGVLGVGIVTGSCILGMVILYAATFLVPRGHAKASLPDIILVVVDALRYDQVFDSTERLGTIQTIADGAMKFHDVRTTSTWTCPSVLSLFTGMLPHMHGVDYGNPFPARNLVQIQDVLANVGYRCVSIQTNPLLFRWGDRDFSKSIKRDNGDARFVIDQAIRFLQDSREPVFQYLHFMEPHLPYKHAEQDMVSIIPDLTLEREPILNGYYELPEAHRPFFVSELRSVYCNEFMHVNRELERLINELKVRNTFDRTLLIVMSDHGEEFFDHGLYTHGHSMYDEVLHVPLIVRLPVDMRHRQRGEEDWQPRSIIDIFPTLMDLLGISRAQSREGISLLEPSPGNRWIYSEQSLYGGELESVIRSDVKYILYSSEVTNIPPKHYWTHTEALAREGFELLDLSIDPMEHNPIRDPADPRVSAMERQRRKMLGTIGQTKVVPDEEQVKALKSVGYIQ
- the hflC gene encoding protease modulator HflC codes for the protein MRTSIVAGVVVLVLLIACSSCVYIVNEWQQAIVVMLGKPVGDPVTKAGIHFRIPFFQTVHIFDKRILAWDGDPERIPTLDNKFIFVDAYARWQISDALRFYQTVVDERGAQTRLDDILDGTVRDVISSYPLAEIVRSTGQTIVTGEETRNEEGQRKEITSHIFERTSAKIKELELGIKLIDFQVKRIDYTSQVQGKVYERMISEQQQIAEKYRAQGTGGKAEIEGQVEKRKNEIESDAYRQTEEIRGKADATATRIYARAYNQDPEFYQFVKSLETYRQTLKGNDTLILTTKSDLYRYLKSLR
- the hflK gene encoding FtsH protease activity modulator HflK is translated as MGEPVIIDFPPKWPKIPGKAVFWILGGIFLLIFFATSYYQVEPNETAVILRFGKLHGTASYGPHFKLPFGIDRVFKVKTDFQYKMEFGFRTLEAGQHTRYSPEEFDQESLMLTGDLNIADVEWVVQYQISEPMKYLFQLRNVEDTIRDVTETAMRAAVGDLAFDKVIKSSRETIETEVLQNLQAILNAYDVGVQVKLVQLQDVHPPDPVKDSFDEVNRAKQEMEQMLNEAQREYNKVIYKVEGEAKQMISEAEGYAVARINRAEGEAKRFEDLMKEYQRAREVTRQRLYLEALQEVMTKVGKVYVIDADQKSLIPYLPLDREVKP
- a CDS encoding cohesin domain-containing protein, whose amino-acid sequence is MNRNISMVLFLLVLLPALFFPSILSCSLYAQTLTAPSLSVSCGDTDQILDITLDDAGGMLAYQFDIVFDPQLITPQSINTTPFSSSFPPFWNVSGDRITVASSSGSPHPGGGGVLCQIHISVSDTAPDGSTSPLDLQNALINDNPVAEIDGILSILCGCTGPPPDFALISPSDGALNLSTSFTLDWEDAGSPPDNATSYDLYLGRGSPPPLHTSGITQSTIDVTGLDSNATYYWYVTGINNCGQTPTPTWTFSTLQCTAPPSTFTNLSPEDGASGIVPPSVILDWETAQGAASYDLYLSSHFPPDLYRSQINVSQTTVADLVAGTAYYWFVRARNECGITDSPVWGFATQAEYTEYIPVVARDIGAHNTNWRSDLALFNPGDTSTPYTLTFRDASGDHPLSGTIEPGHSERFSDVVGAFTSSFKTAGNLQILSDRALIATSRTYNDLGDDGTFGQFVASVQPGDSLYGEGMRSGSTGYLLGLDDVDPFRTNIGFSEMCGEFTQVRVFSSSGTTSVDLQPYEWIQMPLEDLGLVFSSIARIEVLSGGCASTYASVVDNRTGDAIFIPVQPLPTGDSLETAIIIPVAARTSGNQDTLWRTDLWIYNSYQYDTDLAATYRSAEETLSTSIHLPAGSEFFIQDVLEDWFEITEGNTSGSLILEGPFVPITVRIYNDRGTQKGTYGQRVLAKTLEELSSSGSRIHLSHLTHNAEYRCNVGFTEVTGTETSLLIVLYDHDGNELGRKTYTVHPFSNLQISPIFEDMEIEGYFDSVRATVEVLSGGVIYAYASVVDNRNGDAIFIPAVP
- a CDS encoding cyclopropane-fatty-acyl-phospholipid synthase family protein, coding for MIRWGIRRLLARRLREEHADNGEASIQRQQDLILRLSQSPIALHTRDANEQHYEVPTSFFEKVLGKRLKYSCGYWPEGVRDLDSAEQASLQMVIDRAEIQNGQTILDLGCGWGSLSLFLAENFPEASITSVSNSSTQRTFIENRCRTLGYDNVTVITADINAFSPPAAYDRIISIEMFEHIRNYCLLMNRISHWMKPGGKLFVHHFSNVHVAYPFETGGDSDWMARYFFTGGMMPSDDFLLHFQQDLQVLRRWRLNGNHYRKTCEAWLNNMDSHKKTIQDQFKDRYGKKDAMKLWSYWRVFFMACSELFGYHNGEEWVVSHYLFGRREDGPGV
- a CDS encoding HD domain-containing phosphohydrolase gives rise to the protein MDVNAVDLKYKEILYACLEEMKATKAALYLMESDGDFHLKTYYGFTKSDLLTERHTKDSHVVQLIALERKPFCYNNLTEAMNLAPLLTKANTTRILIAPIYLDRIVGFLDVRDKAGKAPFEDQDLIVADGIAMRYGRMLKQIKQKVEEDIHRSIQRDSIPIPAPGTTESIEDLQVRIGALITSPSERVLHPVSQPPQEFARTVRACVDGLMPIRGFATMVVIFQTARGTFMIQGGRTPLPGGSLQKLKDEAVSYAKGQVREAVTGEGFFSHRYFPEGEQAPSSSLRRQANVPVLLTPWARIFFSVFSEENLPSESITIIQGLLPSFKRSLMLELSMHLEQQTLEYLLEKFIDPGLDRFSSLKIHSVNVSRLAHEFCLQLQINQIEIDRITTAALLHDVGMRELDYDKLYHKKRLSDSELQLLKQHPKVGAYILQDIPFASDVYSLVFYHHERYDGTGYPGQLMGQDIPLGARIIHIIEAWDAMTSRDSYRPTLSPGQTIEILRSKAGIQFDPDLVQRFITFVQARNLVSGETGGDTARFQDTVVKEQPV
- a CDS encoding DUF1475 family protein, producing the protein MKRLLMLYCGVVFLSMTVVTIHASLDRNVFLAAADLWSDPWGKATLFDTYFSFVAIWFWIAWREKNWMERVAWLVGILTLGNFAIAVYVFLSLRTCHGDPMTHLFTGKR